From Actinomycetes bacterium, a single genomic window includes:
- a CDS encoding IS1595 family transposase yields the protein MDEPVGGRDYPRSTGELLAWFSRDSDCLDYLEWLRW from the coding sequence ATGGACGAGCCCGTGGGAGGCCGTGACTACCCGCGGTCCACGGGCGAGTTGCTTGCCTGGTTCAGCAGGGATTCGGACTGTCTGGACTACCTGGAGTGGCTGCGCTGGC